ACCTGCCGCACGACAAAGTGAATGTTAACGGTGGTGCCTGTGCCCTTGGACACCCGTTGGGAGCGAGCGGTGCGCGGGTGATCGTGACATTGCTGGCCGCTTTGGAAAACCGCGATCTCAAGAAAGGCGTAGCGAGCCTGTGTATTGGCGGTGGTGAAGCGACGGCGATCGCCATCGAACGCGTTTAGGGCTTTATTCCCGCAATAAAAAACGGAAGCCTGAGCTTCCGTTTTTTATTGGTGTACTCTCTATTGGTGTGTTCGCTATTGGCCTATCCTCTTTTTCGGCACAGGTTAGCGCCGATCAAAGGAGCGCGGTGATCGGTCAGTCAATGTATTCGACGGCCTTCACTACCTTCTGTACTCCCCCCACACCGCGGGCAACTTCTGCCGCGTTCTCCGCTTCCTGCCGGGTCAGCAGTCCCATCAGGTAAACAACACCGTTCTCGGTCACCACCTTGATGCGGCTGCTGTCGACCTCTTTATCCGCCAGCAACACACTTTTTACCTTGGTGGTGAGCCAGGTATCGCTGGTACGGGCAAGTACCGATGTGTTGCCTCGCACCTGAATCTCGTTGTAGACCTGACGTACGGAGTGTACTTGTTGCGCGGTGCGACCGGCGAGGTTGCGCAGTTCGCTGTCTGGCACCTGGCCCGTTAGCAGGATGACGCCATTGAATGCGACAACGTCGATGTTGGCGGCTTTCAATCCCGGATGGGCTTTGCCTATATTGACGGTGGTGATGGTTTCCAGCTTCTGGTCATCAATGTAGGTGCCAAAGGAGCGCTCACCCGGATCAGGTTGAATCGGGCCATCGTGGGTGGCATCGAGAACTGTTGCGCAGCCAGTGAAAAGCGCAATCAGGCTGCCGGCC
The Microbulbifer celer DNA segment above includes these coding regions:
- a CDS encoding BON domain-containing protein; this translates as MQNRNKMTQNQNNHRAPLRRALRIGLAGSLIALFTGCATVLDATHDGPIQPDPGERSFGTYIDDQKLETITTVNIGKAHPGLKAANIDVVAFNGVILLTGQVPDSELRNLAGRTAQQVHSVRQVYNEIQVRGNTSVLARTSDTWLTTKVKSVLLADKEVDSSRIKVVTENGVVYLMGLLTRQEAENAAEVARGVGGVQKVVKAVEYID